Proteins encoded by one window of Arachis ipaensis cultivar K30076 chromosome B04, Araip1.1, whole genome shotgun sequence:
- the LOC107635241 gene encoding uncharacterized protein LOC107635241, protein MEEGDAHGRGRNCLCTAVVHELSRLAIVAAEGLAGGEEKMPSRWLLSSSNRTAKRESARRERRSRFCHHRRVQPPSPAPSSLLEVGGQASAAGECHCRRGDPLPSPSPESSRRCCLRWLPPNWIRDRRCFVFVLL, encoded by the exons ATGGAAGAGGGTGACGCGCATGGGAGAGGAAGAAATTGCCTCTGCACCGCCGTCGTTCACGAGCTCAGCCGCCTCGCCATTGTCGCCGCCGAGGGTCTTGCCGGTGGTGAGGAGAAGATGCCATCGCGTTGGTTGCTGTCGTCGAGCAACAGAACCGCGAAGAGAGAGAGTGCGCGAAGAGAGAGAAGGAGCCGGTTCTGCCACCACCGCCGCGTCCAGCCGCCATCGCCTGCTCCGTCGTCGCTCCTGGAGGTGGGTGGCCAAGCCTCTGCTGCCGGAGAATGCCACTGCCGCCGTGGAGATccactgccg TCGCCGTCGCCGGAGTCTAGTCGCCGCTGCTGCTTGAGGTGGCTACCGCCAAACTGGATCAGAGACCGCCGCTGCTTTGTTTTTGTATTACTTTAA